A single genomic interval of Helianthus annuus cultivar XRQ/B chromosome 13, HanXRQr2.0-SUNRISE, whole genome shotgun sequence harbors:
- the LOC110898869 gene encoding glucose-induced degradation protein 4 homolog has translation MPVRMVESPTPSTSSGANPGQTCLQPCSLLSVGQTFSGTQNVSSPQKEEAWRVNVRIQGCDLNHGYLCGTMEALNVPMADTPVVTFWEGEIVDTKNYTFFTNKWKATSEVDIDHWTKFPSFSPLLSQVEVDGGKSLDLSNYQYIFMRWKEQYFVNVGSDCGLTIAGFYYVCFSCVDGSINGYYYDPNSSPFQKLELKTTNEGRSGFSFSSYELQ, from the exons GTGCAAATCCTGGACAAACTTGTCTACAACCCTGTTCACTTCTGAGCGTTGGACAG ACGTTTTCAGGAACTCAAAATGTTTCAAGTCCACAAAAAGAGGAAGCTTGGAGAGTTAATGTGAGAATTCAAGGATGTGACCTGAATCATGGATATCTATGTGGCACCATGGAAGCTTTAAATGTTCCAATGGCCGACACACCA GTGGTTACGTTTTGGGAGGGAGAAATTGTTGATACAAAGAATTATACATTCTTCACCAACAAATGGAAAGCAAC GTCAGAAGTTGACATAGATCACTGGACAAAATTTCCATCTTTTTCACCTCTTTTA AGTCAAGTTGAAGTTGATGGTGGGAAGTCATTGGACCTCAGCAACTATCAATACATATTTATG AGATGGAAAGAGCAATATTTTGTGAATGTTGGATCCGATTGCGGGTTGACAATAGCTGGCTTTTACTATGTTTGTTTCTCGTGTGTGGATGGCTCGATCAACGGCTATTATTATGATCCAAACAGCAG CCCATTTCAGAAGCTTGAGCTAAAAACAACCAATGAAGGAAGATCAGGTTTCAGCTTCTCTTCTTATGAGCTACAATAA
- the LOC110898870 gene encoding bifunctional purine biosynthesis protein PurH, with translation MVALVTPRSSSSLYSRTPPPSSSLDFKQNQMLRFGAPLPTVTSSTAVISRTSPAITFHFRSTDAASLQNSNFCFQQVVSHSSRVNCYRNKATAEAAETMAGSVASPSASKQALISLSDKKDLDLLATGLQELGYTIVSTGGTASALEKAGISVTKVEELTKFPEMLDGRVKTLHPSVHGGILAKRDQSHHMEALEKHSISTFELVVVNLYPFYEKVTSTDGVVFDDGIENIDIGGPTMIRAAAKNHKDVLVVVDSQDYPLLLEFLKGNKDDQHFRRKLAWKAFQHVAAYDSAVSEWLWKQTEGDKFPPSFTVPLSLKSSLRYGENPHQKAAFYTDSSLSEVNGGGIATAIQHHGKEMSYNNYLDADAAWNCVCEFENPTCVVVKHTNPCGVASRDDLIEAYRLAVKADPVSAFGGIVAFNKEVDEALARDIREFRSPTDGETRMFYEIVVAPSYSEKGLEILRGKSKTLRILEAKKNSRGNLSLRQVGGGWLAQDADDLTPEEIKFDLVSEKSPEESALNDAKFAWLCVKHVKSNAIVIAKNNCMLGMGSGQPNRVDSLRIALRKAGEEVKGAALASDAFFPFAWKDAVEEACESGIGVIAEPGGSIRDADAIDCCNKYNVSLLFTGVRHFRH, from the exons ATGGTTGCCCTAGTTACCCCTCGCTCATCCTCTTCACTATATTCAcgcacaccaccaccatcatcatcactcgATTTCAAGCAAAACCAG ATGCTGAGGTTTGGAGCTCCGTTACCTACCGTTACCTCCTCAACCGCCGTTATCAGCCGCACATCTCCGGCGATAACTTTTCACTTCCGGTCAACCGACGCCGCTTCTCTTCAAAACAGCAATTTTTGCTTCCAACAG GTTGTAAGCCATTCATCGCGAGTGAATTGTTATCGAAATAAGGCAACGGCGGAAGCTGCTGAAACAATGGCTGGTTCTGTAGCATCTCCGTCTG CAAGCAAGCAAGCGTTAATTTCGTTGTCAGACAAGAAGGATCTGGATCTTCTTGCCACTGGACTTCAAGAATTGGG ATATACAATTGTGTCAACCGGAGGAACAGCATCTGCTTTGGAAAAAGCTGGAATTTCTGTAACAAAAGTAGAAGAACTCACCAAGTTTCCTGAAATG CTTGATGGTCGTGTAAAAACTTTACATCCTAGTGTACATGGAGGGATCCTTGCCAAAAGAGACCAAAGCCATCACATGGAAGCTCTAGAAAAACACAGTATTA GTACATTTGAACTAGTGGTGGTAAATTTATATCCCTTTTATGAAAAAGTTACTTCTACCGATGGAGTTGTATTTGATGATGGTATCGAGAACATTGATATCGGTGGCCCTACGATGATAAGAGCTGCGGCAAAG AATCACAAGGATGTGTTGGTAGTTGTCGACTCTCAAGATTACCCTTTACTTCTAGAATTCCTTAAAGGAAACAAAGATGACCAACATTTTAGAAGGAAACTTGCATGGAAAGCTTTCCAACATGTTGCCGCTTATGATTCTGCAGTTTCCGAGTGGCTGTGGAAGCAAACCGAAGGAG ATAAATTTCCACCTAGCTTTACGGTGCCACTTTCACTAAAGAGTTCACTTCGATACGGAGAAAATCCTCATCAGAAGGCTGCATTTTACACTGACAGCAGCTTGTCAGAAGTTAATGGTGGCGGTATTGCAACAGCTATTCAACACCATGGGAAG GAGATGTCATATAACAATTACTTAGACGCTGATGCAGCTTGGAATTGTGTTTGTGAATTTGAAAACCCCACCTGTGTTGTTGTAAAGCACACAAACCCTTGTGGGGTAGCGTCTCGTGATGATCTAATTGAAGCTTATAGATTAGCTGTAAAAGCCGATCCTGTCAGTGCGTTTGGTGGTATAGTAGCCTTCAACAAAGAAGTCGATGAG GCACTTGCTAGGGATATCCGAGAATTTAGAAGCCCGACAGACGGTGAAACACGGATGTTTTATGAGATTGTTGTTGCTCCTAGTTATAGCGAAAAGGGCCTTGAAATCCTTCGTGGCAAGTCAAAGACGTTGAGAATTCTCGAAGCGAAGAAAAATAGTAGAGGAAACTTATCACTTAGACAAGTAGGCGGGGGTTGGCTAGCTCAGGATGCAGATGATTTGACGCCAGAAGAAATTAAATTCGATCTAGTTTCTGAAAAATCACCAGAAGAAAGCGCGCTTAACGATGCAAAGTTTGCATGGTTGTGCGTCAAACATGTTAAAAGCAATGCCATTGTAATCGCAAAG AATAACTGTATGTTAGGAATGGGAAGTGGACAACCGAACCGTGTGGATAGTTTGAGAATAGCGTTGAGGAAAGCTGGAGAAGAGGTGAAAGGAGCCGCTCTGGCTAGTGATGCGTTTTTCCCATTTG CATGGAAAGATGCAGTTGAGGAAGCATGTGAAAGTGGGATCGGCGTGATTGCAGAGCCAGGTGGAAGCATAAGAGACGCTGATGCAATCGATTGTTGTAACAAATATAACGTTTCGCTTTTGTTTACTGGTGTGAGGCATTTCCGACACTAA